In a genomic window of Tripterygium wilfordii isolate XIE 37 chromosome 8, ASM1340144v1, whole genome shotgun sequence:
- the LOC120003802 gene encoding replication factor C subunit 3-like, producing MSIPPPRLGRSSSDPNLAALLNTAAPVNISVRSACSASYKSSQWLGWGRISKLIGPARKSTAIDSGVTEESLEAHNIRQAIIHANVNGKNSKCSPYDKGLIDFSLISNREKHSSPERESHGTTLTNSSSLSTFMGKVQEWTTSFYSKSDTETKISSEVSSSSKPSAIKEVNKEVKVVPKKAKGKPLSESESAPLVLPPLERKASPSDRAERVAIDDEKKDTDIEKVVSIGREFVWADKYRPKTLKDFICNRDKAILVQSLARETEYGHFILEGPPGVGKRTMIRAMLGEAFGLDRIKTREEYKAFDLKGEAIGSIRVHLKKSSKHVEVNLSDLKGYEKHVIVELIKERHGRISNKTLPSKCDSCRTIILYEADKLSTDALLYMRWVLERYKGSNKIFFCCSDVSKLQPIKNLCTVVHLFPPSKEEIVEVLEYIAKQEGIDLPYQLAEKFANNSKNNLRQAIRSFEASWQKSYSFVEDQEILTGWEDDIATIAKDIVEEQSPKQLYMIRGKLQNLVEHDVSNDYIFKSLVEELNKHLDEQLKLGLKNLYQEYSKNNGHTFESGRNHMRKKIHHFMRIEEFIAKFMSFYKRSIRNRRSIQCDSGS from the exons ATGTCAATTCCACCACCAAGGCTCGGACGCAGCTCATCTGATCCTAACCTTGCAGCATTGTTGAATACTGCAGCTCCTGTAAATATATCTGTCCGTTCAGCTTGCTCTGCCAGCTACAAGTCCTCTCAATGGCTCGGTTGGGGAAGAATAAGCAAGCTGATCGGACCTGCAAGAAAGAGTACTGCTATTGATTCGGGCGTAACAGAGGAGAGTCTTGAGGCACATAATATAAGGCAAGCCATTATTCATGCAAATGTTAATGGAAAGAATTCAAAGTGCAGTCCTTATGACAAAGGACTTATTGATTTCTCACTCATCAGCAATCGCGAGAAGCATTCAAGTCCTGAACGCGAAAGCCATGGTACTACACTTACTAATTCCAGCTCACTTTCTACTTTCATGGGTAAGGTTCAGGAATGGACGACTTCTTTTTACTCTAAAAGTGATACCGAAACAAAAATTTCGTCTGAAGTATCAAGTAGTTCTAAACCTTCTGCAATTAAGGAGGTGAATAAGGAAGTTAAGGTTGTTCCTAAAAAAGCCAAAGGGAAGCCATTGAGCGAGAGTGAATCAGCACCACTAGTACTTCCACCACTAGAACGAAAAGCATCACCATCTGATCGAGCTGAAAGAGTTGCCATCGATGATGAGAAGAAGGATACAGATATTGAAAAGGTGGTGAGTATTGGAAGGGAGTTTGTATGGGCAGATAAGTACAGACCCAAAACATTGAAAGACTTCATCTGCAATAGAGACAAAGCTATTCTAGTGCAAAGCCTG GCGAGAGAGACAGAATATGGTCATTTCATTTTAGAAGGACCTCCAGGAGTGGGGAAGAGAACAATGATCAGGGCTATGCTTGGAGAAGCTTTTGGACTCGACAGAATCAAG ACAAGGGAGGAATATAAGGCATTTGACTTGAAG GGGGAAGCAATAGGTAGTATTAGAGTACATTTGAAGAAATCTTCTAAGCATGTAGAAGTCAATCTTTCTGATCTCAAAGGTTATGAGAAGCATGTGATTGTTGAACTCATCAAAGAGAGGCATGGCAGGATATCCAACAAGACATTGCCATCCAAATGTGATAGCTGCCGAA CAATCATTCTCTATGAAGCAGACAAGCTATCTACAGATGCTTTACTATATATGCGGTGGGTCTTAGAGAGGTATAAAGGGTCCAATAAGATTTTCTTTTGCTGCTCCGATGTCTCAAAGCTTCAGCCAATTAAAAACCTTTGCACTGTTGTTCACCTTTTTCCACCTTCAAAGGAAGAG ATTGTAGAAGTTTTGGAGTATATTGCTAAACAAGAAGGCATAGATTTGCCTTATCAACTGGCTGAAAAGTTTGCCAATAACTCTAAGAACAATCTCCGTCAAGCCATCAGATCGTTCGAGGCATCCTGGCAGAAAAG CTATTCATTCGTGGAAGATCAAGAAATTTTGACTGGGTGGGAAGATGATATCGCTACCATTGCCAAGGATATAGTGGAAGAGCAGAGCCCGAAACA GCTATATATGATTCGAGGGAAGCTTCAAAATCTTGTAGAGCATGATGTATCTAATGATTATATCTTCAAG TCACTGGTGGAAGAACTGAACAAGCACTTGGATGAGCAGTTAAAGCTTGGACTAAAAAATTTGTATCAAGAATACAGT AAAAACAATGGTCACACGTTTGAAAGTGGCAGAAACCACATGAGAAAGAAaattcatcattttatgagaaTTGAAG AGTTTATTGCAAAATTCATGAGCTTCTACAAGCGCTCGATTAGAAATAGAAGGAGCATTCAATGTGACAGTGGATCGTGA
- the LOC120004480 gene encoding NAD(P)H-quinone oxidoreductase subunit T, chloroplastic, whose product MASITAPSYSRLLNCKGHSFLRDDHLTTSRASSRTRSCTSRLWIVFASEGPQTGRQWQRPPPGVDTRIHWDNPDEGWIGGGDEQKKSLEEEQKNFMSDKLADLINYSDSHYQFLGVSAEADTEEIKAAYRRLTKEYHPDTTSLPLKTALENFMRLKQVYEVLTDEEKRRFYDWSLAQEAASRQAEKLRKKLEDPFEQDFKNYKPVPDMVDRLGGRNMELGDQATAALTIDIFIIIFSICCIIYVVFFKGQD is encoded by the exons ATGGCTTCCATAACTGCTCCTTCCTATTCTCGCCTACTTAATTGCAAAGGCCACAGCTTCTTGCGAGACGACCACCTGACAACCAGTAGAGCATCATCGAGAACAAGGTCATGTACAAGTCGTTTGTGGATTGTTTTTGCATCGGAGGGACCGCAGACCGGCCGCCAATGGCAGAGACCGCCACCGGGGGTAGATACACGGATTCATTGGGACAATCCCGACGAAGGATGGATTGGAGGTGGCGATGAACAAAAAAAGAGTTtagaagaagaacagaagaatTTCATGAGTGACAAGCTTGCAGATCTCATCAACTACTCTGATTCTCATTACCA GTTCTTAGGAGTATCAGCTGAAGCTGATACTGAAGAGATAAAAGCTGCATACAGGAGACTAACCAAAGAGTACCATCCAGACACAACTTCACTGCCACTGAAAACGGCACTGGAGAACTTCATGAGGCTCAAACAAGTCTACGAAGTATTGACCGACGAAGAGAAACGGAGGTTCTATGACTGGAGTCTGGCTCAGGAGGCCGCGAGCAGACAAGCGGAGAAGTTGAGGAAGAAATTGGAGGATCCTTTTGAGCAGGATTTCAAAAACTACAAACCAGTTCCAGACATGGTCGATAGACTTGGTGGAAGAAACATGGAGCTTGGTGATCAAGCAACTGCTGCTCTCACTATTGAtattttcatcatcatcttctctaTTTGTTGTATCATCTATGTCGTCTTCTTCAAAGGACAAGATTAG
- the LOC120004562 gene encoding transcription factor bHLH10-like, which produces MYEEIGFFDPNTMAQVTDDGFSHLPPPPQPVTDTDAAAIEIHLQQQLAFSNEIHNTQNQNQIYDQSNPNWVHEIEMQDMGFINPDHPMLQIEHNNNYNQSSIPETQTPEILNLFHHLSNASSYDPLYHLQPPLFTELFQSLPHGGYSLPGSLFGGTGVDQDQRVQHDTGDGSVLEFNAGEMPCVGKRRGATGKKNVVTERDRREILNHKYTALRSLVPNPTKVDRASVVGDAIEYIKVLVRTVNELKLLVEKKRCSRERTKRHKTEDDPAGYVESCNMKPLAGDGFLRSSRLQRKFRETEVDVCIIDDEVTIKLVQGKINCLLLVSKVLDELQLDIHHVAGGHIGDYYSFLFNTKICEGSYVYANAIANKLIEVVDRQYAAIPPTK; this is translated from the exons ATGTATGAGGAGATAGGTTTCTTTGATCCCAACACCATGGCTCAAGTTACAGATGATGGGTTTTCTCAcctcccaccaccaccacaaccagTGACTGATACCGATGCTGCTGCCATTGAAATCCACCTTCAACAGCAACTGGCCTTCTCCAATGAGATTCATAATACCCAGAATCAGAACCAGATTTATGATCAGTCTAACCCCAACTGGGTTCATGAAATTGAGATGCAAGACATGGGTTTCATCAATCCTGACCACCCAATGCTCCAAATTGAACACAACAACAATTACAATCAGTCTTCAATCCCAGAAACTCAAACCCCAGAAATCCTCAACCTGTTCCATCACTTGTCTAATGCATCGTCATATGACCCACTATACCATCTGCAGCCTCCGTTGTTCACAGAGTTGTTTCAGTCTCTACCCCATGGCGGCTACAGTTTGCCTGGCTCATTGTTTGGGGGAACAGGGGTTGATCAGGATCAGAGAGTTCAGCACGATACAGGGGACGGCTCGGTTCTTGAGTTCAATGCAGGGGAAATGCCTTGTGTAGGTAAGCGAAGGGGAGCAACTGGAAAGAAAAACGTCGTCACTGAACGCGATAGGAGAGAAATCCTGAACCACAAGTACACTGCCTTGAGGAGCTTGGTTCCCAACCCAACTAAG GTTGATCGAGCATCGGTCGTGGGAGATGCAATTGAGTATATCAAAGTGCTTGTAAGAACTGTCAATGAGCTCAAGTTactagtagagaagaagagatgtAGCAGAGAGAGGACCAAGAGGCACAAGACCGAAGACGATCCCGCTGGTTATGTAGAGAGCTGTAACATGAAGCCTCTTGCTGGTGATGGGTTCTTAAGAAGCTCCAGGCTTCAGAGAAAATTCAGAGAGACGGAGGTCGATGTTTGTATCATTGATGATGAGGTCACAATCAAGCTTGTTCAGGGAAAGATCAATTGCTTGTTGTTGGTGTCCAAGGTCCTTGATGAGCTTCAGCTGGACATTCACCATGTTGCAGGAGGCCATATTGGTGATTATTACAGTTTTCTCTTCAACACCAAG ATATGTGAGGGTTCTTATGTGTATGCCAATGCTATAGCTAACAAACTCATTGAGGTAGTGGACAGACAGTATGCAGCCATTCCACCAACCAAATAG
- the LOC120003404 gene encoding uncharacterized protein LOC120003404, whose amino-acid sequence MEEIPRSPVRSTSIHRSNSTWATTRARTRKRTGGYQPSQATGGGGANLGSNSDGSTCEIPDQGLQLPIIKSLYYLLVYLSRKEEPLSWINWETTALDNLDRQFSQFEFKMQVKGKYTLSSMLFKELDGRFRELFSDSHEVSASLVHRHADQHMGMSTYAEGLTVLLRCCMVILTFLGPDHHLRMGQDILSVLSRLISICISQADDRSLVASTCISEPYDPCRALLCTLLEVSADELLAHKNLREYLIQIDSASENIFKHHFGLGVLGCVLELISAHFILSVSNELAYKNFITRLYWSCDKGYMDPEMSLSSSLALLLDPIILSAPKMFLAHLILLVSESIGIGTTSDKMRPDFRLINYHTAFERSVTLYAIHIARLHMDGKTLSTDFLTKSCMLGSNCQPIFETFLSSAMREKLFHVLTKPNDSCDSSFHNMSSFTKLEMVAASIAYVKESLPAFDITYKVEILSILHCIILRVSSDDINDAGLLKNRKTSPEDMYLMASLLKLMSCSMLQILWCLSHRGNSGSMTTLKDVMSCKEYEAMMGIIGCFQQYSVHLPVQKFLYDIMESHPSRHKESKWMLLHFSGLLSFSYVSKIDFLVKDCIFAMMVTLILFTFEEGNLDALSSMLHSGLESCTSSMNEEKVMVDHKCSKTVASNFHKNRMHLRRSLRISSKRMQNQEAETYDDMESASIGEESDKSCNGESFLRSRLGGLQTLSDVSDLVDFIKCQSGKDYSLWLKNREKFRQWKLERVEGLRRKKKNGVWKYLQGRKV is encoded by the exons ATGGAGGAAATACCTCGGTCTCCAGTTCGTTCGACATCGATACATCGCTCG AATAGCACATGGGCAACGACTAGGGCACGAACACGGAAACGTACCGGTGGCTACCAACCCAGTCAGGCAACTGGTGGCGGTGGAGCTAACCTTGGCTCCAACAGCGATGGCTCAACCTGTGAAATCCCGGACCAG GGTCTGCAACTGCCAATCATCAAAAGTTTGTATTACCTACTAGTCTATTTATCTCGAAAGGAGGAACCATTGAGCTGGATCAACTGGGAAACAACTGCTTTGGATAACTTAGATAGGCAATTTTCTCAATTTGAGTTTAAAATGCAAGTTAAAGGCAAATATACCCTCTCTAGTATGTTGTTCAAAGAACTTGATGGGAGGTTCCGAGAACTATTTTCTGATTCACATGAAGTTTCTGCAAGTTTGGTTCATAGACACGCTGACCAGCACATGGGTATGTCAACCTATGCTGAAGGACTAACGGTGCTTTTACGATGTTGTATGGTGATCTTGACATTCCTTGGGCCTGATCATCATCTTCGTATGGGTCAAGATATTCTCTCAGTACTCAGTAGATTGATTTCTATATGCATAAGTCAAGCGGATGACAGAAGTCTTGTTGCTTCCACATGCATTTCAGAACCTTATGATCCATGCCGTGCCCTTCTATGTACTCTACTTGAG GTATCTGCAGATGAGCTTTTGGCGCATAAGAATTTGAGAGAGTATTTAATACAAATTGATTCTGCAAGTGAAAATATATTTAAGCACCATTTTGGTCTTGGTGTTCTTGGATGTGTACTGGAACTGATATCAgctcattttattttatcagtTTCTAATGAGCTAGCATATAAAAACTTCATCACCAGATTATATTGGTCATGCGACAAAGGTTACATGGATCCTGAGATGAGCCTGTCATCGTCATTAGCTTTGCTTCTGGACCCCATCATACTTTCTGCACCGAAAATGTTTCTGGCACATCTAATTTTATTGGTTTCTGAATCCATTGGTATTGGCACGACTTCAGACAAAATGAGACCAGATTTCAGACTCATAAATTACCACACTGCTTTTGAAAGGTCTGTGACCTTGTATGCTATACACATTGCTCGCCTGCACATGGATGGTAAAACATTGAGCACTGATTTTCTTACAAAGTCATGTATGCTTGGAAGTAATTGTCAGCCCATATTTGAAACGTTTCTTTCTTCAGCTATGAGAGAGAAATTATTTCATGTACTCACGAAGCCCAATGATTCCTGTGATTCATCTTTTCACAATATGTCTTCTTTCACAAAGTTGGAAATGGTGGCTGCATCTATTGCATACGTAAAAGAGAGCCTACCTGCTTTCGATATTACCTATAAAGTTGAGATCTTATCAATCTTACATTGCATAATACTAAGGGTTTCTTCTGATGATATCAATGATGCTGGATTGCTTAAAAACAGGAAGACAAGCCCCGAAGATATGTATCTTATGGCTTCTTTATTGAAGTTAATGAGTTGTTCGATGTTACAAATCCTATGGTGCTTAAGCCATAGAGGGAATTCAGGTTCCATGACAACCTTGAAAGATGTAATGTCATGTAAGGAATATGAAGCTATGATGGGTATTATCGGCTGTTTTCAACAATATAGTGTCCATCTTCCAGTTCAAAAGTTCTTATACGATATTATGGAATCTCACCCTTCAAGGCACAAAGAGTCGAAGTGGATGCTTTTACATTTTTCGGGCTTGCTGTCATTTAGTTATGTTAGCAAGATTGATTTCTTGGTGAAGGACTGCATATTTGCTATGATGGTAACATTAATTTTGTTTACCTTTGAAGAGGGAAATTTAGATGCGCTGAGTTCAATGCTGCATTCTGGATTGGAATCATGTACATCTTCCATGAACGAAGAAAAG GTCATGGTTGACCACAAATGTAGCAAGACTGTTGCATCAAACTTTCACAAGAATCGGATGCATCTGAG GCGTTCTCTCAGAATCTCTAGCAAAAGAATGCAAAACCAAGAAGCTGAAACTTATGACGACATGGAGTCTGCTAGTATAGGAGAGGAATCAGATAAAAGTTGCAATGGTGAGAGCTTTCTACGGTCCAGGCTAGGAGGGTTGCAAACATTGTCCGATGTTAGTGATCTAGTGGATTTTATCAAGTGTCAGAGTGGGAAAGACTACTCTCTCTGGTTAAAAAATCGCGAAAAATTTAGACAATGGAAGCTTGAGAGAGTCGAAGgtttaagaagaaagaaaaagaacggTGTTTGGAAGTATTTGCAAGGAAGGAAAGTGTAG
- the LOC120003355 gene encoding ent-kaurenoic acid oxidase 2-like, which yields MELGSVLICIFAVFVTLKWVLKRINWWLYEAPLGEKQYCLPPGDLGWPFIGNMWSFLRAFKSSDPESFMHSFITRYGRTGIYKAFMFGNPSIIVTTPEACKRVLTDDDAFKTGWPISTIELIGKKSFISLPYEEHKRLRRLTAAPVNGHEALSVYLQYIEKMTISALNKWSNMGEVEFLSELRGLTFRIIMYIFLSSESEAVMEDLEKEYTTLNYGVRAMAINLPGFAYYHALKARKRLVVILQSIVDDRKYCRKGNISSTKKKDMLDALLDVEDENGRKLADDEIIDILLMYLNAGHESSGHTMMWATVFLQAHPEFFQKAKAEQVEIVKRRPPTQKGLTLKEFREMNYLSKVIDETCRVVTFSLTAFRQAKTDVNINGYTIPQGWRVLVWFRGVHLDPELYPNPKEFNPSRWDGFTPTAGSFLPFGAGSRLCPGNDLAQLEISVFLHHFLLNYQLERLNPNSRIRYLPHTRPVDNCLARIKKCSS from the exons ATGGAGTTAGGGTCTGTGCTTATATGCATTTTTGCTGTTTTTGTAACTCTGAAATGGGTTCTCAAGAGAATCAATTGGTGGTTGTATGAAGCTCCACTGGGTGAAAAGCAGTATTGTCTTCCTCCTGGTGATTTGGGTTGGCCTTTCATTGGCAATATGTGGTCCTTCCTCAGAGCTTTTAAGTCCTCTGACCCTGAATCTTTTATGCACAGCTTTATTACCAG ATATGGACGTACTGGAATCTACAAGGCTTTCATGTTTGGGAATCCAAGCATAATTGTTACAACTCCTGAGGCCTGCAAGAGAGTATTGACGGATGATGACGCATTCAAGACTGGTTGGCCCATTAGCACAATTGAACTCATTGGAAAGAAGTCATTTATTTCCCTCCCTTACGAAGAACACAAGCGTCTCCGCCGCTTGACGGCTGCCCCAGTCAATGGCCACGAGGCATTGTCTGTCTACCTGCAATACATAGAGAAAATGACAATATCTGCCTTGAACAAGTGGTCCAATATGGGAGAAGTTGAGTTCTTGTCTGAACTTAGGGGGCTTACTTTTAGGATAATAATGTATATCTTTCTTAGCTCAGAGAGTGAGGCTGTGATGGAGGATTTGGAGAAGGAATACACGACTCTTAATTATGGAGTTAGAGCCATGGCAATCAATCTTCCGGGTTTCGCTTACTATCATGCTCTCAAG GCCCGGAAAAGGCTCGTGGTTATACTGCAATCTATAGTGGATGATAGAAAATATTGTAGGAAAGGCAATATTAGTTcaacaaagaagaaagacaTGTTGGATGCTCTACTGGATGTTGAAGATGAAAATGGCAGGAAATTGGCTGACGATGAGATCATTGATATCCTGTTGATGTATCTGAATGCAGGCCATGAATCTTCCGGCCATACCATGATGTGGGCTACAGTTTTCCTTCAGGCACATCCTGAATTCTTCCAAAAAGCAAAG GCAGAGCAAGTGGAGATTGTCAAAAGGAGGCCACCAACACAGAAGGGATTGACACTTAAGGAGTTTCGCGAGATGAATTACCTTTCAAAG GTGATTGATGAGACATGTCGTGTTGTAACATTCTCACTTACGGCTTTCCGGCAGGCAAAAACAGATGTCAATATAAATG GTTATACCATTCCTCAGGGATGGAGAGTTCTAGTTTGGTTTAGAGGTGTCCACTTGGATCCTGAACTTTATCCAAATCCAAAGGAATTCAATCCTTCAAGATGGGAT GGTTTTACGCCCACAGCAGGAAGTTTCCTTCCGTTTGGAGCAGGAAGCAGGTTGTGCCCTGGAAACGACCTTGCCCAGCTTGAAATATCTGTTTTTCTACATCATTTTCTGCTAAATTATCA GCTGGAAAGGCTCAATCCCAATAGCCGCATAAGGTACTTACCTCATACAAGGCCAGTCGACAACTGCTTGGCGAGGATCAAGAAATGTTcgtcatga
- the LOC120004508 gene encoding uncharacterized protein LOC120004508: MADHSLITNDLSVTLSDPSLVIGQEFPDVETCRRTLKDIAIALHFDLRIVKSDRSRFIAKCSKEGCPWRVHVAKCPGVPTFSIRTLHGEHTCEGVRNLHHQQASVGWVARSVEARIRENPQYKPKEILQDIRDQHGVSVSYMQAWRGKERSMAALHGTFEEGYRLLPAYCEQIRKTNPGSIASVFAIGQENCFQRLFISYRASIYGFINACRPLLELDRANLKGKYLGSILCAAAVDADDALFPLAVAIVDVESDENWMWFMSELRKLLGVNTDNMPRLTILSERHKGIVEAVETHFPSACHGFCLRYVSENFRDTFKNTKLVNIFWSAVYALTAAEFEGKISEMIEISQDVIPWFQHFPHQLWAVAYFEGVRYGHFMLGVTELLYNWALECHELPIVQMMEHIRDQLTSWFHERREVCMRMASILVPSAEKRILEAIADARCYQVLRANEVEFEIVSTERTNIVDIRSRECSCRRWQIYGLPCAHAAAALISCGQNAHLFAEPCFTVASYRETYSQMINHIPDKSLWNEPGEGTEGGGAKADLVISPPKTRRPPGRPKKKVLRLENFKRPKRVVQCGRCHLLGHSQKKCSMPI, encoded by the coding sequence ATGGCTGATCATTCTTTAATCACAAATGATCTTTCTGTTACTCTATCTGACCCTTCTTTAGTTATTGGGCAAGAATTTCCTGATGTTGAAACTTGCAGAAGAACACTGAAGGATATTGCTATAGCATTGCATTTTGATCTACGGATAGTAAAATCAGATCGTAGCCGTTTTATTGCCAAATGTTCTAAAGAAGGTTGTCCATGGCGTGTTCATGTTGCGAAGTGCCCTGGAGTTCCAACCTTCTCAATTAGAACTCTTCATGGGGAGCATACATGCGAAGGTGTTCGCAATCTCCATCATCAGCAAGCATCGGTTGGCTGGGTTGCTAGATCTGTAGAAGCACGTATTCGCGAAAATCCACAATATAAGCCGAAAGAGATCCTGCAAGATATTCGTGATCAGCATGGAGTTTCTGTGTCTTATATGCAAGCATGGCGTGGGAAGGAGCGCAGCATGGCAGCACTACATGGAACTTTCGAAGAAGGATATCGCCTTCTTCCTGCATACTGTGAGCAAATAAGGAAAACCAACCCAGGAAGCATTGCTTCTGTTTTTGCTATAGGACAAGAAAATTGTTTCCAGCGCCTTTTCATTTCTTATCGTGCATCTATATATGGGTTTATAAATGCTTGCCGGCCTCTCTTGGAACTTGATAGAGCTAATCTTAAAGGAAAATACTTGGGTTCAATACTTTGTGCAGCAGCTGTTGATGCAGATGACGCACTATTTCCCCTTGCAGTTGCTATTGTTGATGTGGAAAGTGATGAAAATTGGATGTGGTTCATGTCGGAGTTGCGGAAGCTTCTTGGAGTCAACACTGATAACATGCCTAGACTTACAATACTATCTGAAAGACACAAAGGCATTGTAGAGGCTGTAGAAACACATTTTCCAAGTGCTTGTCATGGTTTTTGTCTGCGTTATGTTAGTGAAAATTTCCGTGATACTTTCAAGAATACGAAGTTGGTGAATATTTTCTGGAGTGCTGTTTATGCCCTTACAGCTGCAGAATTTGAGGGCAAGATATCTGAGATGATTGAAATTTCACAAGATGTGATACCATGGTTTCAACATTTCCCTCATCAACTTTGGGCTGTTGCATATTTTGAGGGTGTACGATATGGCCATTTTATGCTGGGGGTAACAGAATTGTTGTATAACTGGGCTCTTGAATGTCATGAACTACCTATTGTGCAGATGATGGAGCATATTCGTGATCAGTTGACATCTTGGTTTCATGAGCGCCGGGAAGTGTGCATGAGGATGGCCTCAATTCTTGTACCATCAGCTGAGAAGAGGATTTTAGAGGCAATTGCTGATGCTCGATGTTATCAGGTACTTCGTGCTAATGAAGTtgaatttgagattgtgtcaactGAACGCACAAATATCGTGGACATACGAAGTCGTGAATGCTCATGTCGTCGTTGGCAGATTTATGGTTTACCTTGTGCACACGCGGCTGCAGCACTTATTTCTTGTGGACAGAATGCCCATCTATTTGCCGAGCCTTGTTTCACGGTGGCAAGTTATCGGGAAACCTATTCGCAAATGATAAATCATATTCCAGATAAAAGTCTCTGGAATGAACCCGGCGAGGGAACCGAGGGTGGAGGTGCCAAGGCTGATCTTGTGATAAGCCCACCCAAAACTCGCCGACCACCGGGGAGGCCCAAAAAGAAGGTTCTACGTCTAGAGAACTTCAAACGCCCAAAGAGAGTTGTCCAATGTGGTCGTTGTCATTTGCTAGGACACTCCCAAAAGAAATGTTCAATGCCAATTTAA
- the LOC120004230 gene encoding E3 ubiquitin-protein ligase PUB23-like: protein MEVDYPEDFRCPISKEVMKDPVTVSTGVTYERKNIEKWFLNYKKTTCPATMQCLHSFDLTPNHTLQRLIQNWQLDNKKTNPDSQSCSSSPQPSIKHDEMVSLLRAIESSPFKVTPLKKLRSVLGDWSSTATIMDFIGSGGIEVLVKIVIQVLVDFDDFRACEETLGILHHLPLQFEEDKMFDQLSKPDCIKAMTVMLQRGNADARLYAITIFQKLAKSNMISNCLIKDQGIDFFKSLLELVSDEICSKASACALEVLIEILGSSKKSRLKAIEAGAICILLDLLPDSNRSKCEKILLLIKLLCENAEGRLALVEHGLGIAAVTKKLLHVSNVATKLGVKILWLICNFNPTEKVVEEMMICGSVKKLLALMHMDGISSTKERVKKMLKLHCNSWKRYPCFPVELKEYLGLEN, encoded by the coding sequence ATGGAGGTAGATTACCCTGAAGATTTCAGGTGTCCAATCTCAAAAGAGGTGATGAAAGACCCAGTCACAGTCTCCACGGGAGTCACCTACGAACGCAAGAACATCGAGAAATGGTTCTTGAATTACAAGAAGACCACATGCCCTGCAACCATGCAATGCCTCCATAGCTTCGACCTTACTCCAAACCACACCCTCCAACGTCTCATTCAAAACTGGCAACTTGAcaacaagaaaacaaacccAGATTCGCAATCTTGTTCTTCATCGCCTCAACCTTCAATCAAGCACGATGAGATGGTGTCCCTGCTTCGTGCCATCGAATCTTCTCCTTTCAAGGTAACCCCCCTGAAGAAGCTCCGATCTGTTCTTGGTGATTGGAGTAGTACTGCAACGATCATGGATTTTATTGGGTCTGGTGGAATTGAGGTTCTCGTCAAGATTGTAATCCAAGTTCTTGTTGATTTCGATGACTTCAGAGCGTGTGAGGAAACACTGGGGATTTTGCATCATTTGCCATTACAATTCGAAGAAGACAAGATGTTCGATCAATTGTCGAAACCAGACTGTATAAAAGCTATGACTGTGATGCTTCAAAGAGGAAACGCGGATGCAAGGCTTTACGCAATCACAATCTTTCAAAAATTGGCCAAAAGCAATATGATCTCCAACTGTTTGATAAAAGACCAAGGTATCGATTTCTTTAAATCTTTGTTAGAGCTTGTATCAGACGAGATATGTAGCAAGGCTAGTGCGTGTGCCTTGGAAGTACTAATAGAAATACTGGGTTCTTCAAAGAAAAGCAGATTAAAGGCCATCGAAGCCGGTGCAATATGCATCCTATTAGATCTCCTACCAGACTCTAATCGATCCAAGTGTGAGAAAATCTTGCTTTTAATCAAACTCTTATGCGAAAACGCAGAGGGAAGGTTGGCTTTAGTGGAGCATGGACTAGGAATCGCAGCGGTGACCAAGAAACTGTTACATGTCTCCAATGTAGCAACAAAGTTAGGAGTTAAGATATTGTGGTTGATCTGTAATTTCAATCCAACAGAGAAGGTCGTGGAAGAAATGATGATTTGCGGATCGGTGAAGAAGCTTTTGGCATTGATGCATATGGATGGAATATCATCAACAAAAGAGAGAGTGAAAAAGATGTTGAAGTTGCATTGTAATTCATGGAAGAGGTACCCTTGTTTCCCTGTAGAGTTGAAGGAGTATTTGGGTTTAGAGAATTAG